The Pleuronectes platessa chromosome 13, fPlePla1.1, whole genome shotgun sequence genome includes a window with the following:
- the mfsd8l2 gene encoding major facilitator superfamily domain-containing protein 8 — protein sequence MDNHQKRKQTVFIIGLIFMLSGIEYAVILPTIWRYLQILEAPPYFLGLGLSAFSLSGLLTGPLFGFWSDRWKTTKSIILFSNLFEIVGNFMYFIGYSKWLLLCSRLVAGVGAGAGSSIFGFLTQSTRPEERAGIFAAIMACRQVGLLVGPAFNLFLRLCDFKLGPFVVNKYTSPGIFMCLLWVLLQCVVLAMYWDLPPIASEDEAVILEMKQEEDDEEEVPLMQSNEDLSHTYRAVSSNQLETSALSDTQPDHEATAASNPFKNFSASREFLREEVVVLLTAQFITLFNQTALETMVTPLTQRYFSFGELSNSLMYSLCGVEVILGFFFVRWLSSKVADRVVLAAGLVICCTACIWSLVFLCDPRGGYGWELTTFIIAVFLQLLGLPFVAVSQVSLFSKVTDEKTQGFSQGVRRSVGGLATILGPLWAGGLTDNLYIMLGVMLALLILITVMAALSYERLTEPRAVQCAQSSDSGG from the exons ATGGATAATCACcaaaagaggaaacaaacagtTTTTATCATTGGACTGATATTCATGCTGAGCGGCATCGAGTACG CCGTCATTCTGCCTACGATATGGAGGTACCTGCAGATTTTGGAGGCCCCCCCCTACTTCCTGGGTCTGGGTCTGTCGGCCTTCAGTCTGAGCGGGCTGCTCACAGGCCCGCTCTTCGGGTTCTGGTCAGATCGTTGGAAAACGACAAAGTCCATCATCCTTTTTTCCAATCTTTTTGAGATCGTCG GTAACTTCATGTATTTTATTGGATATTCAAAGTGGCTGTTGTTATGCAGTCGGCTTGTGGCAG GTGTTGGAGCAGGAGCGGGATCCTCCATCTTTGGTTTCCTGACTCAGAGCACTCGGCCAGAGGAGCGTGCCGGTATCTTTGCTGCAATCATGGCCTGTCGACAAGTTGGCCTCCTTGTcg GGCCGGCGTTCAACCTGTTCCTGCGGCTGTGTGATTTCAAACTGGGGCCCTTTGTTGTGAACAAGTATACGTCTCCTGGG ATCTTCATGTGTCTGCTGTGGGTGCTGCTCCAGTGTGTTGTCCTGGCTATGTACTGGGATTTACCGCCCATCGCCTCGGAAGATGAAGCAGTGATCCTGGAGATGaaacaggaggaagatgatgaagaggaggtgccGCTGATGCAGTCCAACGAGGATCTGTCGCACACCTACAGAGCCGTCAGCTCCAACCAGCTTGAGACCTCCGCCTTGTCAGATACGCAGCCCGACCACGAGGCCACGGCGGCGTCGAACCCCTTCAAAAACTTCAGCGCCAGCAGAG AGTTCCTGAGAGAGGAGGTGGTCGTGCTCCTCACGGCTCAGTTCATCACTCTCTTCAATCAGACAGCGCTGGAG ACCATGGTGACTCCCCTGACGCAGCGTTACTTCAGCTTCGGCGAGCTGAGCAACAGCCTGATGTACAGCCTGTGTGGGGTGGAGGTCATCCTGGGCTTCTTCTTCGTGCGCTGGCTGAGCTCGAAGGTGGCGGACCGCGTCGTGCTGGCCGCCGGCCTGGTCATCTGCTGCACCGCCTGTATCTGgtccctcgtcttcctctgcgACCCTCGAG GTGGTTACGGATGGGAGCTGACGACCTTCATCATCGCAgtgtttctgcagctgctgggccTTCCCTTTGTGGCCGTGTCTCAGGTGTCTCTGTTCTCCAAAGTCACCGATGAGAAAACACAGG GATTCAGCCAAGGAGTCAGACGCTCAGTCGGGGGCCTGGCCACCATCCTGGGTCCTTTGTGGGCTGGAGGACTGACTGATAATTTGTACATAATGCTGGGCGTGATGTTAGCTCTCCTCATTCTGATCACA GTTATGGCGGCGCTGTCCTACGAGCGCCTGACCGAGCCCAGGGCGGTGCAGTGCGCCCAGAGCTCTGACAGCGGAGGATAG